CGGAAGACCCCGATGCCGGTCGTCTCCACCTCAAACGGTGCAAGCCCCTGTGCCACGGTCTGCAGGCAATCTTCCACCCGGGCGAAGTCGTACTCGGGCGCGATCTGCCAGGAGAAGTGGGGAATCGGCGTGATCCGGGCGCCGGAGAGGCCGAACCGGCGCTCGAGGTCGTCCCAGAGCGCTTCCACCCGGTGGTACAGCTCGGGCTGCAGGACGGTTACGACGGCGTGCATGCTGTCCCTCCGGTTGGATCCAACTGGCCATAGCGATTCCTGGGACGTGATGCGCCCTGCTGAAGTTCCTGCCGTGACGCCGCCGCCGGCCTGCCCGCGGCGAGAACCTGACGGCGCGCCGGACGCGTCATACAGATGGCGGTTCCGTTTGAAGGATCGGACGGCGCCCGGAGCGTCACACCCTATATGAACCCGGTACATGCAGCACAAGAGCGGCATCAGGGAGGTTGAGGCCATGGCCAGGCTGGACGCACTCTTCTTCCAGCACATCCCGCCGCTGCGCGCGGCGGCGGTGGCGCTGCCCGAGGGCGGCGTGCTCTTCTCCGACGACGGCTTCGCGGACTTCCTGCGGACGGGGCGGCCCACGTCCGACCCGGCCGGACCGCAGGTGCTTTCCACCGGCGTCGCCTGGGAGGAACTGCGGTCGGCCTGGAGCCGGGTGCTGCCCCTGGAGCCGTTTGCCCACGACGGCTGGCTCGCCCACCTGCAGACGTACGCGGGCCTGGACTGGAGCGGCCTGGATGCCCTGGGGCTCGACCTGTAGCGGGGAGGTGCAGCCATGCAGGAGTTGATCTTCCCGGCTGTGGGTCGGTGGGTCAGCGCCCAGCGGGAGTGGGAGGACCTGGTGGCCGAAATGCGCCACGAGCTGCCCGCCCGGCTCTGCCAGGATCTGGTCCGACAGGCGCAGCACCGGGCGCAGCAGGTGAACTGGGCGTTTGGCCGGCAGATGGAGCGCAGGTTCAAGGAGATCGAGCACGCCCGACGGGACGGGGCCAGGAAGAAAGGGCGCAAACCCGAGGCGAAGGCGCTCCGGCGTCGACTCACCCTGATGGACCCGGCGGCCGTCGCCCGAGACCTGGCCGCGGGGCTTACGCCGCCGGACCTCTCCGAGTACAACCAGATCGTCGCCGACCTGTCCCGGGCGATGCCCCACCCGGGGATCGCGACCCGTTACACGCTGCCGCCCCAGGCCCTCCGGGCGCTGGCGGACCAGATCGCCGCCGCCGGCCGGCCGATGGCGCAGGCGCTCAGCGAGCACGCGCAGAACCTGAAGCAGTACGCCGAGCTTGTGGACCGGCTGCGCGCCCAGCCGCTGGTGCAGAAGGGCGCCAGGCTCATCGGCAGCGCCGTGGCCACCGCCCTGGAGCCGCTGGTCGGGCGTGAGGCCGCCGCACAGCTCATGGGTGTGGACCGGTCGCTGGACCGGGCGCTGGAACAGGTGGAGGAGGGCTGGGCTGCGTTCCAGAGGGAGTACGCCGAGTTCGCCGCCGAGCGGCAGCGCCGGCACCAGCTGATCTACCTGAGCCTGGTGGGCGGCCTCTTCCTGCGGGTGCAGCGGGACCTCCGGCGGCTGGGCTGTGAGCTCGTGGTGGACGAGCAGGGCAACTGCCGCACGGTGGCCACCCCCGAGCGGCAGGCCTGGCTCCGGCGCCACTTCCAGGCGGCCGCCCCGGCCGTCCGGACGGCCCTGGACGAGGGGCGGCTGGAGGAGGCGGAGGCGCTGGCGGCCCGTCTGGTGGCCCAGGTGGTCACCGACCCCGTGGCGGCCCGGACGGAGCTGGACGGCAAGTCGGTGGGCTACCTGGCGTACGCCCTGCACCTGAGCGCCTGGCTCGCCCGCGCCCGGGAGCTGTGGGGCCAGGGGAAGCCGGAGGCGGCCGCGGCGATCTGGCGGCAGGTCTTCACCGACTACCCCTGCCTCGTGGCCGACGCCGATCTGCACCCGGTGCCGGGCGAGCCCCTGCCCCTGGTCACCGCCGGCTTCCGGCTGGCCGCCTATGCCGAGTGGGTGCGGCAGTCGAACCGGGCCGACGAGGCGGACGCTCTCCTGATGGCCCAGGTCCGGTTCGCGGAGCGTCTCTCCCGGCTGAACCCGGAGCATGCGCTGCCAGGCGAGGCGCTGTCGCCCGAGATGCGGGAGTGGGCCGCGACCCTCTCTGCCTACCTGCGCCGGTCGGCCGCCGACCCCGGCGCACTCGGCCTGCCGGAGCGGCCGGTTCCGCTTTCCCGCTACCCGGGGGTCCTGCGCCGGTTCCGCCAGGCGGTGGGCACCAGCCTGGAGACCTCGCCGCTGGACCGGTACCTGCGGGGCCGGGTGAACCTGCTGCGGGGGGCCACGGCAGCAGCCGCCACCGGCGGCGTGGGTCTCCTGGCGGCCCTGGCGTGGCTCCTGCTCTAGGAGGTGACTGCGTGGATCTGCGGGACGTGCAGCGGGAGGTGGACCGCTGGGTTGCCCCCTTTGGGTACTGGGATCCGCTGGCCAACCTCGTCCGGCTCACCGAGGAGGTGGGGGAGCTGGCCCGGGAGATCAACCACCGGTGGGGGCCCAAGAAGAAGAAACCCACCGAGGACACCGGGGACGTGGCCCTGGAGCTGGGCGACATCCTGTTTGTGGTGGCGGTCCTGGCGAACCAGCTGAACATCGACCTGGAGGAGGCGTTCCGCCGGGTCATGGACAAGTACCGGACCCGCGACGCGGACCGGTGGCGGCCGAAGGACGGATGATGCGGCGCCCGGAGGTGTCAGGAGAAAATCCTTGACAGCCTCCGGGCGAATCCCTATACTCAGGAAGGTGGCGACGCTGTCAATCACATCTCCTTGACATCATCGGCACGCCGGAGGAGGCGGTTTCCGATGAAGGACGTGCAGCGGATCGCCCTGCTCTTCGACTTCTACGGGCCGCTGCTCACCGAG
The nucleotide sequence above comes from Symbiobacterium thermophilum IAM 14863. Encoded proteins:
- a CDS encoding nucleotide pyrophosphohydrolase, with protein sequence MDLRDVQREVDRWVAPFGYWDPLANLVRLTEEVGELAREINHRWGPKKKKPTEDTGDVALELGDILFVVAVLANQLNIDLEEAFRRVMDKYRTRDADRWRPKDG